From a single Nostoc edaphicum CCNP1411 genomic region:
- a CDS encoding SemiSWEET transporter: protein MDFLTVLGLAAATITTISFLPQMFKTWQTKSAKDVSLVTLITFITGIFLWLIYGIYLQSLPIILANAVTLIFNLIILWLKIKYR from the coding sequence ATGGATTTTCTGACAGTTCTAGGATTAGCTGCCGCCACAATAACCACAATTTCTTTTTTGCCACAGATGTTTAAAACTTGGCAAACAAAATCAGCTAAAGATGTTTCTTTGGTGACGTTGATTACATTCATAACTGGTATTTTTTTGTGGCTAATCTATGGAATTTATTTACAATCCTTGCCTATTATTCTTGCTAACGCCGTAACATTGATTTTTAACTTAATTATTCTATGGCTTAAAATTAAATATAGATAA
- the crtW gene encoding beta-carotene ketolase CrtW, translating into MIQVEQPPSHQSKLTPVVKSKSQFKGLFIAIVIVSVWVISLSLLLSLDISKLQFWMLVPSILWQTFLYTGLFITSHDAMHGVVFPQNSKINHIIGTLTLSFYGLLPYKKLLKKHWLHHHNPATQIDPDFHNGNYKNFFAWYLYFMKGYWSWGQIIALTLIYNFAKYILHIPSDNLSYFWVLPSLLSSLQLFYFGTFLPHSEPIGGYIHPHCAQTINRPIWWSFITCYHFGYHEEHHEYPHIPWWQLPEIYKAK; encoded by the coding sequence GTGATTCAAGTTGAACAACCACCCAGTCATCAATCAAAGCTGACCCCAGTAGTGAAAAGCAAATCTCAGTTTAAAGGGCTTTTCATTGCTATTGTCATTGTTAGCGTATGGGTAATTAGTCTGAGTTTATTACTCTCCCTTGACATCTCAAAATTACAATTTTGGATGCTAGTTCCCAGCATACTTTGGCAAACATTTTTATATACAGGATTATTTATTACATCTCATGATGCTATGCACGGGGTAGTGTTTCCTCAGAACAGCAAAATTAATCATATTATTGGGACATTAACTTTATCTTTTTATGGACTTTTACCATATAAAAAATTATTGAAAAAGCATTGGTTACACCACCACAATCCAGCAACTCAAATAGATCCAGATTTTCATAATGGTAACTACAAAAACTTCTTTGCTTGGTATTTATATTTTATGAAAGGTTACTGGAGTTGGGGACAAATAATTGCCCTAACCCTGATTTATAACTTTGCTAAATATATACTTCATATACCCAGTGATAATCTAAGTTACTTTTGGGTGTTGCCTTCGCTTTTAAGTTCATTGCAATTATTTTATTTTGGTACTTTCCTCCCACATAGTGAACCTATTGGAGGTTATATTCATCCTCATTGTGCCCAAACGATTAACCGTCCAATTTGGTGGTCATTTATTACGTGCTATCATTTCGGCTACCACGAGGAGCATCACGAATATCCTCATATTCCTTGGTGGCAGTTACCAGAAATTTACAAAGCAAAATAG
- a CDS encoding CPXCG motif-containing cysteine-rich protein, giving the protein MQNTAEYYCAYCGEPNLTFIDLSAGGQQSYVEDCQVCCNPNILYVRVDEDTLDIEIDTESES; this is encoded by the coding sequence ATGCAAAACACAGCTGAGTATTACTGCGCCTATTGCGGCGAACCGAACTTAACTTTTATTGATTTGAGTGCTGGAGGACAGCAATCTTACGTTGAAGATTGTCAAGTTTGTTGTAACCCAAATATTTTGTATGTGCGGGTTGATGAAGATACCCTAGATATCGAAATTGATACCGAATCCGAAAGTTGA
- a CDS encoding B12-binding domain-containing radical SAM protein, producing the protein MTSSVFDSERLLFTPTTPDTNAIPIIFAFPNEYSVGITSLGYQVVWATFAMRDDVQVSRLFTDIHEQLPRRPEIVGFSISWELDYVNILNLLESLEIPIRATSRDDSHPIIFGGGPVLTANPEPFADFFDVVLLGDGETLLGNFIEAYKEVRNASRQTQLKRLAQIPGIYVPSLYEVEYHTRDGEVKSIKPISPETPAVVQKQTYRGNTLSASTVVTEKAAWENIYMVEVVRSCPEMCRFCLASYLTLPFRTASLEDSLIPAIAKGLEVTNRLGLLGASVTQHPEFETLLDYISQPKYDDVRLSIASVRTNTVTVQLAETLTKRDTRSLTIAVESGSEKIRQIVNKKLHNDEIIQAAINAKAGGLKSLKLYGMAGIPGEEAEDLEQTIVMMRNIKKAAPGLRLTYGCSTFVPKAHTPFQWFGVNRQAEKRLQFLQKQLKPQGIEFRPESYNWSIIQALLSRGDRRLSQLLELTRDFGDSLGSYKRAFKQLKGQIPDLDFYVHAEWSTEQVLPWSHLQGPLPQSTLLKHLADAKSYINPSPKELQPLNS; encoded by the coding sequence GTGACATCATCTGTATTTGACTCTGAACGCCTTCTATTTACACCCACCACCCCAGACACCAACGCTATCCCCATAATCTTCGCCTTTCCCAACGAGTACAGCGTAGGTATAACTAGCCTTGGTTATCAAGTAGTGTGGGCAACTTTTGCAATGCGTGATGATGTGCAGGTGAGTCGCCTATTTACCGATATTCACGAACAACTTCCCAGAAGGCCGGAAATTGTGGGATTTTCGATTTCGTGGGAACTGGATTATGTGAATATTTTAAATTTGCTGGAATCTTTAGAAATTCCCATTCGGGCAACCTCTCGTGATGATTCTCATCCGATAATTTTTGGTGGTGGCCCCGTTCTCACGGCTAACCCCGAACCTTTTGCAGATTTTTTTGATGTCGTTTTACTGGGGGATGGCGAAACCCTGTTAGGGAATTTTATTGAGGCTTACAAAGAAGTCAGAAATGCCTCAAGACAAACTCAACTAAAAAGACTTGCACAAATACCAGGAATTTATGTACCCAGTTTATATGAGGTGGAATATCACACAAGAGATGGTGAAGTAAAGTCAATTAAACCGATTTCTCCCGAAACTCCCGCAGTGGTGCAAAAGCAAACTTATCGGGGAAATACTCTATCGGCATCGACTGTAGTCACTGAAAAAGCCGCATGGGAAAATATCTACATGGTGGAAGTGGTGAGAAGTTGTCCAGAAATGTGCCGCTTTTGTTTGGCGAGTTATCTCACACTGCCTTTTAGAACAGCCAGTCTGGAAGATTCATTAATTCCAGCGATCGCAAAAGGTTTAGAAGTCACAAATCGGCTAGGATTATTAGGGGCTTCAGTCACTCAGCATCCAGAATTTGAGACTTTGCTAGATTATATTAGTCAGCCAAAGTATGATGATGTTCGTCTAAGTATTGCCTCAGTGCGAACTAATACTGTAACAGTCCAGTTAGCCGAAACTTTGACGAAACGAGACACGCGATCGCTTACCATTGCAGTAGAGAGTGGTTCTGAGAAAATCCGCCAAATCGTCAATAAAAAGCTGCATAACGACGAAATTATTCAAGCAGCGATAAATGCCAAAGCTGGCGGATTAAAAAGCTTGAAACTCTACGGAATGGCAGGAATTCCTGGTGAAGAGGCAGAAGATTTAGAACAAACCATAGTGATGATGCGTAATATCAAAAAAGCTGCACCGGGATTGCGCTTAACATACGGATGCAGCACCTTTGTACCCAAAGCACATACGCCGTTTCAATGGTTTGGGGTAAATCGCCAAGCAGAAAAGCGGTTGCAGTTTTTGCAAAAACAGCTAAAACCACAGGGGATAGAATTTCGCCCAGAAAGCTATAATTGGTCGATTATACAGGCTTTGTTATCGAGAGGCGATCGCAGACTCTCCCAACTTCTTGAACTTACTCGTGACTTTGGCGATTCCTTGGGTAGCTACAAACGTGCTTTCAAGCAACTCAAAGGACAAATCCCCGACTTAGATTTTTATGTCCACGCCGAATGGTCAACAGAACAAGTATTACCCTGGAGCCACTTGCAAGGGCCTCTGCCACAGTCTACACTACTAAAGCATTTGGCTGATGCTAAAAGTTATATCAATCCATCCCCAAAAGAATTACAGCCATTGAATTCATAG
- a CDS encoding SRPBCC family protein, translating to MLHFKHSSIINASPEVVWKFHERPDILQLLNPPWQPVQVVRREGGLNVGAITEFRLFLGPLPLTWLARHTECEQYRLFTDEQISGPFEYWVHRHEFEPENGKTRLTDAISFSMPGGGTVEFVSGWLVQAQLEAMFRYRHYVTKRECES from the coding sequence ATGCTGCACTTTAAACATTCCTCAATCATTAACGCCTCACCAGAAGTAGTTTGGAAATTTCACGAAAGGCCAGATATTTTGCAACTGTTGAATCCACCTTGGCAGCCAGTCCAAGTGGTTCGTCGTGAAGGAGGGCTGAACGTAGGCGCTATCACCGAATTTCGCTTGTTTCTCGGCCCATTACCCTTAACTTGGTTAGCGCGTCATACTGAATGTGAACAATATCGCCTGTTTACCGACGAACAAATATCTGGCCCTTTCGAGTATTGGGTACATCGACATGAATTTGAACCAGAAAATGGCAAAACCAGATTAACTGATGCTATTTCCTTCTCTATGCCTGGTGGAGGAACAGTTGAATTTGTCAGTGGTTGGCTAGTGCAAGCGCAACTGGAAGCGATGTTTCGTTACCGCCACTATGTGACTAAACGCGAGTGCGAGTCATAA